The Caldicellulosiruptor obsidiansis OB47 genome segment GCAGGGTTGTTGTAGAGATAATGTACTGTGATTTTATTGGAAGGGCGGGGGATGAGATATTCAACCAGCTTGCAAAATGGCAGGCAATGAGCGCAGGGACATTAAAGATGCCTGTTATTGTGAGGGTTTCTGTTGGTTCAAAATATGGCGCACAGCATTCTCAGGACTGGACTTCTATTGTCTCTCACATTCCTGGACTTAAAGTTGTATTCCCGGCCACACCTTATGATGCAAAAGGTCTTATGAACAGCGCACTGTCTTCCACAGACCCAGTGATATTTTTTGAAAGCCAAAGACTGTATGATATTGGAGAGCTTTTTCACAAAGAGGGTGTACCAGAAGGATATTATGAGGTTCCAATTGGTGAACCTGATATCAAAAAAGAAGGTAAGGACATTACAATTCTAACAGTTGGGGCAACGCTGTACAGAGCACTCGATGCAGCCAAAATCTTGGAAGAAAAGTATGGAGTGAGCGCTGAAATCATCGATGCAAGATCGCTTGTGCCTTTTAACTATGAAAAGGTGATCGAATCTGTCAAAAAGACAGGAAGGATTGTACTAACATCTGACGCATGTGCAAGGGGCTCAATTTTGAAAGACATGGCAGCAACGATTGCTGACCTTGCCTTTGACTATCTGGATGCGCCGCCTGTTGTAGTTGGCTCCAAAAACTGGATTGTTCCTGCATACGAATTTGAAAACTATTTCTTTCCGCAAGCTGACTGGATTATTGATGCAATTCATGAAAGGATTATGCCGCTCAAAGGGCATGTGCCAAAGAACAACTTCACAACAAATGAGATTTTAAGGATAAACAGACTTGGTATATAATACTTTTAAACCCAAGATGAATTTTTGGGATGTGGTGTTGTGAATGATTTCAGAAAACAAAAAATTCTTTCTATATTAGAACAAAAAGGGGAAATCCAGCTTCAGAAACTCAAAGAATTTTTTCCCGACGTATCAACAATGACGCTACGACGCGACTTGATTGCGCTTGAAAAGGAAGGACACCTCATTCGGACGCATGGTGGTGCTATCAGCACAAAAAAGTTGTGGCAACTAACTGGCCAGGAAGACGAATATTCAAAACGTGCTCAGGAAAATATTGAAGCAAAAATGAAGATTGCAAATATTGCAAAGGGACTTGTTGAAAAAAACAGGTCAATATATTTCGACGCAGGTTCTACTATCATGTGTCTTGCCAAAATTATCGATGATAGCAATTTCACAATCATCACAAGCGGACTTAACATTGCACTTGAACTTGCGAAAAAGAAGAATG includes the following:
- a CDS encoding DeoR/GlpR family DNA-binding transcription regulator; amino-acid sequence: MNDFRKQKILSILEQKGEIQLQKLKEFFPDVSTMTLRRDLIALEKEGHLIRTHGGAISTKKLWQLTGQEDEYSKRAQENIEAKMKIANIAKGLVEKNRSIYFDAGSTIMCLAKIIDDSNFTIITSGLNIALELAKKKNVFVVMLGGIVNSNTLSVSGPNAIFSLDRMNIDIAFMSASGFCLETGFSVSNAYEGELKKRIIEQSQKVVMLMDTSKVRRNMPFSYARLDEIDIWVCEKALPEDIEKAARDCGVKILY